The window ACcgagaagagttgaaggagttatctccTTCGTACTTTGCCTTTTTCCGTCCCAGGCTGAAGTTGTAAGGTTGAAGATAACCATAAGTCCGATCGTGGGTTAttacaaacccttatttttgcctttttcctaaagtacccttctcttcttttattcccctttgtccatactttacacatccctccaagtttacccttagtcattaaatcaaaacccttctatgccctttcttagattctgcttaattacaagattgccatccttaaaacttgagaaacaatagagaaaaaataaaacatggctttagtatacatctattaaaccaTCAAAAATagagaacataaaaaataaaacatgggcgacatgtcgatatatcgacgtgacacccctctaccgacttggatcgccgtgacgccgtgacaactatggttattCATGCTCTGCTCTTATTTGTGCTTGATCTGGTTGCTGGATTTTTCATACTATTATTACAAGGGGTGATtcaaacatagttgtcatggcgtcgccatggcgtcctggcgctgggagaggtggcatatcgagctacgccatcgtggatgtaaatatatcgttcgatatggcttccatggcgtcaccatggacgccataccacgatatgttggcatatcggttgATATTTGTACATGTAaaagttagatttaaatttttttttttttaaaccatttaatagcttagatgctttgctccaaatcacacacactgaagaaagactattgctatcaagcttcagtaaacaggttagcctatcatttgatttttactattgctttcaattatttgataggttaatctatattttcaatttttcatactttcatatacactaatggatattagttacactttcatgaattaaaccatagtggcataatatattagtagtagtgtagtacactttcatgttgatttttgatgttataggacatatattatagcatactaaatgacattaaaaatagagaaaataaaaaattaaacatagtcgacatgctcgccatggcaatgccatggccggcgacatgtcgatatatcgacgtaaCACCCTTCcattgacttggatcgtcgtgacgccgtgacaactatggattcAAAACACCTTCGCGGTCTCAAGTGAGTGTCCAAATCACCGCTATTAAGCTTAGTGGTGCATCCAATTATCTTTTATGGGCTCAGTCGTGAAAGTATATATGaataaatccaaaagaaaagttgAAGTATCTCGATGCCACAACCCCTTTTGTTGATTCCGAGGATTACGAGGGATGGTAATGGATAGCATGGAACTATTAGTGGCTGCCAATGTTATGTTTCACACGGTCACACCACCGCCCAAGAGGTATGAGATGGCTTGAGGAAGAGTTTATCACAAAATAAGAATATGTCACGAGTTTATGACTTTGtatggattttgttttttcttcattcaAGTAGAATGGTAGATCAATGAGAATATTATAGTACTCTCAAGGGCATGTGGAAAGAGACAAATATCTATCAACCTCTCTCTCCTCACCTTAATATATTAAAGCCTCAGGGTGCAGAGTTTCAAGTTGCGAAGAGGCTATCTAGTTTAGACCCTGAGTTTCAGCTTGTGAAGAATTAGTTGCTTACAGGAGAAAGGGTGCCTTTGATGAATGAGGCTTGTTGAAAATATAAGTCTAGGGGCAGTTAGGTCTATTTACCTTGGGATATTTTTCCAGCGTCCAAGtcagtggaggggtgtcacgtcgatatatcgacatgtcgcccgccatgcgtgccatggcgagcatgtcgactcatgttttattttttatttttctatttttaatgtgttaatagatgtatactcaagccatgttttattttttctctattgtttctcaagttttaagaagaaaattcagaaatcaagaagaaatcaagagggaaagaagaaatcgaaagaaatcgaagagggaaagaagacaggaagaagaaatcgaagagggaaagaagacaggaagaagaaatcgaagaagaaatcgaaagaaattgaagagggaaagaagaaatcgaagagggaagaagaaatcgaagaagaagaagaaatcaagagggaaagagagtcgtgaagaagaaatcaaagagggtcgccatggcagtagtcgccatgcagccctctcgtccgccaggacgccatgacaactatgatctatACCCTAGGTTAAGGTACCTCCAAGATGTTGATCATTCAATTTATAGTGCTGTTGTGGAGTACTGTTGAGTGTTTCTTCCCTCATACTATGACATGACCACCTTTTGTGATACAATCGGAGGAAAACTTGCTTCGGCAACAGCAGCAACATTCTAGTGGTTTTGATCCTGTTTGGAACTCAATATGTTACTAGGACTCTAGGATGGGCATTGTATTATTGATTCTCATATCTTTGACTCTTTGTAATGAACCATGGATGATGTATGATTTATGTTAGGAGTTGTCGGTTGAGGCACTAATCACGACTCCTCCTTGCtgcctctcttttattttcttattttggtgCTTTTCCCTTTATGACCTTGTTAGGGTTATGCATCATATATTGAATATAATAGGGAGTTCTTAAACCTCATAGTTGTTTGGTAACCTTTTATCCTGATTCGTGTACTTTTCAGGATCTTACaacgaagaagatgattggaAGAGGCCgtgaattggggggggggggacttaaGGACTCTCCTTCAGTTGCATGCTCGAGTGTTCTGTCTCCTCATCAAGTTCACTGCCGCCTGGGTCATCAGTCTTTGCAGAGTTTAAAGAAACTTGATTCTTGTTTTAGTTCCTTTACTAGTTTAGAATGTGAGTATTGTCAATTTGGGGAGCTCCATCTTATGAGTTATTCCCCTCAAGCCAATAAATGGTCTACGCAcccttttgctttagttcattcgGATGGGTGGGGTCCTTGTCCATTTACATCTAATTTGGGGTTCAAAtatttgttacttttgttgatgactattccagaGTCGCTtggctttatttaatgaaaaatcgttctGAATTATTTCCTGTTTTTGTGCATTTGTTGTGAAATTCAGACTCAATTACATACGTCTATGCTTATTCTACGTAGTGACAATGCCAATGAATATTTTTCTAGCCCATTTTCTCACTTCAAGGTTGAACATGGTATGATTCATCAGTCTTCTTGTTCcgacacccctcaacaaaacgGTGTGGCTGAAtggaagaatagacatttgatgaaagttactcggtcctttcttttttagatgaAGGTGGCTAAGTCTTTTGGGCTGATGTTGTTTTGACTGCATGctatcttattaatcgcatgccttcttctgtttaTGTGGTGGTATTCCTCTTTCATTTTGTTTCCTTCAGAACCTTGATTTGTTCTACCTCCTCGagtgtttgggtgtgtttgttttattcatgATCATCCTCCCAGTTTGTCAAAGTTGGATCGCAAAGCTCTCAAAtgtctttttcttggttattcttgTGCCAaaaaaggttgctccattgtgaccaagtggtcacgggttcgagtctagaaacagcctctttacaaaagcaggggtaaggctgcgtacattatgacccttcccagaccccacagtggcgggagccttgtgcatggATACACCCTTTATTCTCGTACCAAAAAAGGCTATAGGTGTTATTATCCTGAGTTGCAAAAATATTTTGCCACAacagaatttattttttttctgagtCCACATCTCATCTGGATGGGTCATTTGTTTAGTCCAagttggatgatgatcttcccATATATATTGTTCAGCACTCTATTTCACAGGTTCCGTTGATTCCAACACCACCGCCACCTCCTCCACCAGCCGTCCGACAGGTTTTTCCTCGTCGTCCTTGAGTTGCTCCTGCACCCCTGATCTCTACATCACCTGCCTCATCATCTTTGTCTACAAATCCGGAGCTATGTATTCCCCTTTCTAATCTTGACCTTCCTATTACTTAGTGTAAGGGTGTTCAGAGCTGTACCCAACATCCTCACTCAAATTTTGTATCTTATTttggtttatcttcttcttttcattcatGTTTGTCTACTATTGCTtgtcatcctattcctaagtctgttgTAGAAGCATTGTCCAGTCTTGGttggaggacagctatggagtAGGAACTATTGGCTTTAGAGGAAAATCACACATGGGATTTTGTACCCTTACTTGTGGGTAAGTCTACTATTGGTTGTCGCTGGGTTTTTGTTGTTAAAGTCAACCCTAATGGTTCTCTTGCTTGGATGGTGGCAAAGAGGTATGCTCAAGTTTATGGGGTTGATTATTTAGACACTTTTTCCCCTGTTGCTAAACTTGCCTTTGTTCGCATGTTGATATCTCTTGCAGCTTCTCATCATTGGTCGTTGTATCAactagatgttaaaaatgctttccttcatggtgatctccatgaggaagtatatatggagcaaccccTTTGACGCAGATTTATCATCAAACTGTGCTTCTTTACTCAGGAATAAGTCTAGCgctgggttatatacatgttgggcctttgatcccatgggttttcaatgtaataggtcacttttacgGACCTAAAGtttgggtaattaggttgcatacgggaatAGCTTCTAtagttagtttattttcatgttttagagttttaaattgaaccggtccaaaattggcttgaaccagtggttcaatttaagtgactagagtcacctttcttttatttgttttaaattataattttgggTCCACACCTCTCCACGAATTTGAGAGTGTTAagaggatcagaattagaaCTCAATGCTTGGATATCTAAGGcagaccccaagccatatatttataatgaatagaaaataatagaatctGTACAttggcgatgtgggactaaaccacactcataaaacaataaaataacaaggaaaaatgtccagaatacccccacggtattctggcccatatatcaaCAGAGAGGCTGTGATTTGTAATAAAGTCGGCTAGGGGCTTCTTAGTctcctagtttgattaggaaTTCGGCTTTAGGCCTTTAATAAAATCCATTTGTGGGGCTCCTCTTTCCCCCATTGAATGTTTGAAAAATTATTCTAAGCTGTTGCTGCaatttgtcttcttcctttgaagattgtcttgtgtttgatcaaggctggtgggattggtgtttgatccaagaGTAAATTACACGGACCTCCCCTGTAACTATGCCTAATTCAAGGGACACCCCTGATACTTTAAAAACTACAGTCGACCCCAGAATGTTAGACTCTGTTAAGTTGAATAATGAAATGCCCCTACTACCCTTATACCCAAAACACTTAAAAGTCATGAAATGACCCTACTACCCTTACAcctaaaacacttaaaacatctaaaacctttcttcttccttgcttTGACCTACGCACATACGATTTCACAGTTTGATTTCCTTTGTCTTCCCTCAACACAGAAACAGAAAACCCTCTCATAAGTGAAGAAAGAAAGCACCCAAATGCAATACAACTTTCCTAACTTTGGATGGATAGAAGATGATGCAATCGCAGCGACACCAAAATTAGTAGAATTAGCACAAGactctgaagaagaagaatcaggaGGATGAAAGAGATGAGGATTACGTTCTACCCGTAAGAATGGAAAGGGTTTCACAGAACCATTCTTCAAATTTCGTTAAGGCACAGAAGAAGTAAATGTCTCAACTCCTCAGGTTCCCCAAAACAAAACCGAAGTTGTCGATGTCGAAGATTACAGACAAAGAGAACAAGGAGAAGACAGCAATGggtcttctccttccttcttcttcttcttttcttcttcttttcttcttcttcttcctcttccttctccacctctccacgttttctcttctctcacttGAGTGAAAATGAGTGAAATGAGAGTGGAGATCCTCTTCATCGGCCAGGAGAATTGAAAGGGAAGAAATTGATGACGAGGAACTGCCGTATTGGAACGATGATGGTGCAATCCATTGCCCCACCTCCACCCCCAACCCCTGTTCTTCATCCCTTTCATCCCAATTCACCTCCGGTTCCATGATTCACAGCATAATCAATGGAGAAAGGGTTGGGCTTCTTTTTACCCTATTTCTTtttcccctgcaactctgaaaCCAGATGGATTCAAAGATCCAAAGGTGATTTAATGGAACATAGGAAGGGTTTAGGGTGTGAACACGCCATGAACGAGAGAGGGTCGAAGCTCTTTCTCAAAGACTTCTCTCGTCCTCTAGCATGtgactcccttctcttcctctccctctctatctctaaCCTTAAAACTGTAATTCAGCTCTTAAACAGTTCAACTACAGAGAATCTCCAAATTGAGAAGACATTACACAAGCGGTCGGGAACGATCGAAGAAAGATCATCAGAGTTGATTAGAAATAAGAACCAAGTTTACATTTTTCATAGTTTATTCCCATACTTGGCCTTAATTCATCAACAAACTTCTTATCCAGGTCTTATAGAGATATAGAACTCTTAGGGCATCTGTTCTTGATTTGCAGATTAGTGGTAGTGTGGGAGTAACACAGGCTGTGGAAGATAGGAAATTCACACGAAAATCATGTtagcatttctttttcttcttttcttttttttttttttttctcaagagTCAAGAGAGCCATAGCAGGCAAACATATCAGATGTAGCAAAATGGAACGAAACCTACTATGTTCATATTCATACATTGACAGCATAACTGAAGTCCAAACAAGACTGAACTCTGGTTCTGCACTTCTCGGTTCCTTgcctttttcttctgttttgcgTGCTTTATAAAAACCGAGTACTAAGATTGGGGTGTAGCTTACAATGTTCTCTTTAATATGTTACCAATTTCTTGAGGTGATGAAAGGTGTGCCGTTTAATCCACTGTCGATCGTATGGAAGGTAAGCCTGAATGGAATGATCATTGACTAGTGCACTCAAGTCTGCAAGCCCATCAATGAAATTGTAGAGATCTGCAATATCGTAAGTGATGTTCCCAATGGCTGGGTAGAGATCCTTAAGCTTTCTTTCATATAATGCACAAATACCATCAATTGCTTGACTTATGGATTCATAATCCAAAAACGTTCTAGTTGCCCGATTCTGAGAAGTCTGCATCAGAATAATTGTATGCCTGTTCGCCATGAACTCTTTAACCCGActctcttcctttttatctAATTTCTGTCGATTCAATCCGTAAACGCTGAAACAAACTTACTCTGATGTCAagctctccctccctctctccctctctctatacAAAGTGTATTCTACTCTTCCTTTCACATTGTAtgtattcttttcttttctcctttctttttttcaacaTCAAATTTGGATTTCAGATTATCAAATTACCCACACGTGTTagcatttctttttttctttttttcttttttcttgttttctttttctggagAAGCAATTTTCACAGGGGTGGGGACTGGTGCTTGCAACGATGGCGATTGCAGTATGGCAGCAGCTGCTGGTGTGACCATGCCAAGGATGTGGTTTTGTGAGGAGGCGGGGTGGGGCTGGATTGCAGGGGTGGAGGTGGGGGGCGGTGGATTGGATGAAGAAcaggggttggggttggggctGGGTTGCAAGGGTGGAGGTGGGTTTACAATCTTAACGATGGGCggtggcaaagaagaagaaggaggaggtaAGGGTAAACATAAAGGCAAAAGGGTAATGTAACTTCAGGTAAGGTTAACTTAGTCATTATAAATTTATTTCTTCTATGACATGATCACTTAACAGCAGCTCACTAACGAAGTGGCGCCGAGTGTAACCAAGTTTGTGCAATACGGGAGGTCTGTGGAGTTTttgcaaaaacaggggtgtcCCTTGAATTAGGCATAGTTGCAGGGGAGGTCTGTGTAATTTACTCTtaatccaattgacaccttgcaaTGTGAAGCCCGGATAGTTCTACTGAAGCTCCAATATCAAGTTCTAGTGcaagatctgattttttttattcaagttttcatCTTCAAACAAGCTTCTGCCAAAGAttctctgcaacaacagtgagtttggATCTCCCCATCCCCCacaacctttcttcttctaatcctctcacagcccTAACTagattcccccttttgttttcaattttcccaatacctaaGAAGTCCTTATATGGGTATTAGCAGTCTCCTCGGACATAGTTTAGTCAGTTCACTAAGGTTGTACTTGAATTTGGACTGTCACGGTGTGATGGTGATCATTCGGTGTTTTATCGTCAGTCCAATGCAGGGACAATATTTCTTATCGTATATGTAGACGATATTTTGATCACTGGAGATGACATTAAAGGAATCAAGTGTTTGAAGACACACTTAACGGACACTTTCAAAACTAAGGATCTGGGAAGATTAAATTTTGGGTGTTGAAGTAGCTCAGTCAAGGAAAGGTATTTACCTTCACAACAGAAGTACGTTATGGATTTTCTTACAGAGACAGCGATGCTAGGATCCAAACCTCTGGATACTCTCATGGATCCCAACATAAAACTTACAGCTAATAGTGGTGATGCTCTAGGTGATCCTGAGAAGTATTGGAGGTTGGTTGGAAAATTATATTATTTGAATGTGACTCGACCTGATATTGCCTTTCCGGTCAGTGTTGTGAGTCAATTTTTGTCCTCTCCTAGGACTGTTAAGAATGGTTgtattgtatcaggggtatatgtgtaaatatccccttatattattttcttattttttgtcatttgtataaggccaagggcctaggtgtaatttactatttcttttcaatataagcatgttagtctctaggttagagacataacacttgaacaccaaaaccgtggctgctctcttctctttcttctcttctccttcttcaacctaaaatctaacatggtatcagagctgtttgctcctggagtttgaaggtgattGAAGATTGTTTGGAAGGTGAAGAACAGTCTCTGTGAAGGAAAATAGCATACCTTCTCAGACCTGTTTCTCTCTTGTCTGCAGTCCAAATACTGAGCAACcaagtgctctagtttcgtgtggaggtcttgtttcttctcattgtgtccTCCCACATCTCTTGGAAGCACCCAAGGAGTAGAAGGGAATCTCGGCCAGGCTGTTCTACCT is drawn from Telopea speciosissima isolate NSW1024214 ecotype Mountain lineage chromosome 1, Tspe_v1, whole genome shotgun sequence and contains these coding sequences:
- the LOC122648835 gene encoding enhancer of rudimentary homolog; translation: MANRHTIILMQTSQNRATRTFLDYESISQAIDGICALYERKLKDLYPAIGNITYDIADLYNFIDGLADLSALVNDHSIQAYLPYDRQWIKRHTFHHLKKLVTY